A DNA window from Helianthus annuus cultivar XRQ/B chromosome 15, HanXRQr2.0-SUNRISE, whole genome shotgun sequence contains the following coding sequences:
- the LOC118487328 gene encoding uncharacterized protein LOC118487328 isoform X2, which yields MFQLNLVEFEGNMKELGLWQRRISICRERETHSRSSVAYGVVASCEPSASHLSGEGAFWVQHEGMQIFSIDVQLGGLRFPIGGGDHKMFRIKGNWLLVGPLHSSN from the exons ATGTTTCAACTTAATCTGGTTGAATTTGAAGGCAACAT GAAAGAGCTTGGATTGTGGCAGCGTCGGATATCCATATGTCGAGAACGTGAAACCCATTCCAGATCTTCAG TTGCCTATGGGGTTGTGGCCTCCTGCGAACCATCGGCGAGCCACCTCTCCGGTGAGGGTGCGTTTTGGGTTCAACATGAAGGAATGCAAATCTTTTCAATTGATGTTCAACTTGGTGGGCTTAGATTTCCCATTGGTGGTGGTGATCACAAG ATGTTTAGGATCAAGGGAAACTGGCTATTAGTTGGACCATTACACTCAAGCAACTGA
- the LOC118487241 gene encoding formin-like protein 14: protein MRGGMEWTTTTVNRRRHPPSPPHVTAAPRHRRHPTPSLPPPTSIPATAVVAIHHRRCHLRSSLPPTFDYLRHHRRCHLRSPPPLPPTSAIAINRHHPPPPLSTTIATATTSRNRRHPPSSSPTTTTAVTTRRRLHPPPPAPLQLPPISTHHRRPSLTTAIHFYSFLIANE from the exons atgagaggtggaatggagtGGACCACCACCACTGTCAACCGCCGTCGTCATCCACCTTCGCCGCCACACGTCACCGCCGCCCCCCGCCACCGCCGTCACCCGACACCGTCGTTGCCGCCACCCACCTCCATCCCCGCCACTGCCGTCGTAGCCATCCACCATCGCCGTTGCCACCTCCGATCATCGCTACCACCCACCTTCGATTATCTTCGCCACCATCGCCGAtgccacctccgatcaccgcCGCCGTTGCCACCCACCTCCGCCATTGCTATCAACCGCCATCACCCACCGCCACCACTttccaccaccatcgccaccgcTACCACCTCTAGGAACCGACGCCACCCACCTTCAtcatcacccaccaccaccaccgctgtCACCACCCGTCGCCGTCTCCATCCACCACCGCCGGCGCCGCTACAACTGCCACCTATCTCCACCCACCATCGCCGCCCATCATTGACCACCGCCATCCACTTTTATTCCTTC TTAATTGCAAACGAATGA
- the LOC118487328 gene encoding uncharacterized protein LOC118487328 isoform X1: MFQLNLVEFEGNMKELGLWQRRISICRERETHSRSSDENLGRRSCYRHCQYTTLVAYGVVASCEPSASHLSGEGAFWVQHEGMQIFSIDVQLGGLRFPIGGGDHKMFRIKGNWLLVGPLHSSN, from the exons ATGTTTCAACTTAATCTGGTTGAATTTGAAGGCAACAT GAAAGAGCTTGGATTGTGGCAGCGTCGGATATCCATATGTCGAGAACGTGAAACCCATTCCAGATCTTCAG ACGAAAACTTAGGACGTCGTTCGTGTTATCGTCATTGTCAATACACGACATTAG TTGCCTATGGGGTTGTGGCCTCCTGCGAACCATCGGCGAGCCACCTCTCCGGTGAGGGTGCGTTTTGGGTTCAACATGAAGGAATGCAAATCTTTTCAATTGATGTTCAACTTGGTGGGCTTAGATTTCCCATTGGTGGTGGTGATCACAAG ATGTTTAGGATCAAGGGAAACTGGCTATTAGTTGGACCATTACACTCAAGCAACTGA
- the LOC118487330 gene encoding protein trichome birefringence-like 34: protein MVARNQNLVAITWGASVKFSIVQFFVSLLLAVFFMAAVYIAREYVTFSMIPVTVDVTFSSGSSQPECNMFSGKWVYDDKSYPLYKEKECKFMSDQLACNKFGRQDLSYQYWRWQPHHCDIPRFNATRLLEELRNKRMVFVGDSLNRGQWVSMVCLLDSSIHDPNMKLMNNTGSNLIIYKALGYNASIEFYWEPLLVESNSDDPVNHKLPERIVRTQSIEKHAKVWTDADILVFNSYLWWKQPHIKVLWGSFKDENGIYKEVENLRSYEMAFKTWSDWLEIHVDRAKTRLFFISMSPVHEKAEEWGGSSDQNCYSETDLITKEGYTGNKTDPNMMRIVENTVDELKTRGLKVEIINITQLSEYRKEGHPSIYRKQWGALSEEQLSNPNSYSDCIHWCLPGVPDVWNELLYAYIFQQ, encoded by the exons atgGTGGCAAGGAACCAAAATTTGGTCGCCATAACATGGGGAGCATCAGTAAAATTTAGTATCGTTCAGTTTTTTGTTTCACTTCTTTTGGCTGTTTTCTTCATGGCAGCAGTTTATATAGCCCGTGAATATGTAACCTTTAGCATGATTCCGGTAACAGTAGATGTTACATTTTCTTCTGGCTCTTCGCAGCCGGAGTGCAATATGTTTTCTGGGAAATGGGTGTATGATGACAAGTCATACCCTCTTTACAAAGAGAAAGAATGCAAATTTATGTCGGATCAATTGGCCTGCAACAAGTTTGGAAGACAGGATTTGAGCTATCAATATTGGAGGTGGCAACCTCACCATTGTGACATCCCAAG GTTCAATGCAACAAGATTGTTGGAGGAGCTAAGAAACAAGAGGATGGTGTTTGTAGGGGATTCTTTAAATAGAGGTCAATGGGTTTCAATGGTTTGTCTATTAGATTCATCCATTCATGATCCAAACATGAAACTCATGAACAACACTGGTTCCAACTTAATAATCTATAAAGCTCTT GGTTACAACGCGTCAATCGAGTTCTATTGGGAACCTTTGTTGGTCGAGTCTAACTCAGACGACCCAGTGAACCATAAGTTACCTGAAAGGATCGTTCGGACGCAGTCCATTGAAAAGCATGCCAAGGTTTGGACAGATGCAGACATACTAGTCTTCAATTCCTATCTTTGGTGGAAACAACCTCATATCAAAGTCTT GTGGGGTTCGTTTAAAGATGAAAACGGAATATATAAAGAAGTGGAGAATCTACGTAGCTATGAAATGGCCTTTAAAACATGGTCGGACTGGCTAGAGATACATGTTGATAGAGCAAAGACTCGATTATTTTTCATCAGCATGTCACCTGTTCATGAAAA GGCTGAAGAGTGGGGTGGATCTAGTGATCAAAATTGTTATAGTGAGACTGATTTGATTACGAAGGAGGGGTATACCGGCAACAAAACAGATCCAAACATGATGAGAATAGTAGAAAACACCGTTGATGAATTGAAAACAAGAGGTTTGAAAGTTGAAATCATCAACATAACTCAACTTTCAGAATACAGGAAAGAAGGTCATCCATCGATTTATAGGAAACAATGGGGTGCATTGAGTGAAGAACAATTATCAAACCCAAATAGTTATTCAGATTGTATACATTGGTGTCTTCCTGGTGTGCCTGATGTATGGAATGAGCTTCTATATGCTTATATTTTTCAACAATGA